The genomic region CGCCGCCGTAGATGACCTCATAGGGCGTGACGGTGTCGACATCGCCCCCGGCAACCGTGGTTACATCCGCCAGACCCACAACAAAGGTGTCGTTGCCAGTGCCACCATAGACGGTGTCATTGCCAGTGCCGCCGGTGATCGTGTCATTCCCGGTGCCGCCTTCGATATTGTCCTGACCGTCACCACCCAGCAGAACGTCAGCGCCGTCGCCGCCGTCGATGCTGTCGTTGTCGGCACCGCCGTCGATCAGGTCGTCGCCACCCTCGCCCAGGATCGTATCATTGCCAGCTTCGCCCAGAACGGAGTCGTTGTCGCTTCCGGCCTGAATGTTGTCATCGCCAGCGCCGCCTTCGATGCTGTCGGCTCCGCTGTCACCCAGAAGAAGGTCATTTCCCCTTCCCCCAAACAGATCGTCGTCATCCGCACCGCCGTCCAGCGTGTCATCGCCCGCGCCGCCCGACAGGCTGTCATTGCCAGTGCCGCCCAGCAGCGTGTCGTTGCCAAATCCGCCATCAAGCACGTCATTGTCGGCCCCGCCATCCAGCAAGTCGTCGCCGAAGCCGCCGATCAGTGTGTCATTGCCCGCGCCACCGAGGACCGAGTCATCATCGGCAGGAATGGCCTGGAACTTGATATCCGACACCCGGATCGCCTGCGCCGCTGTCAGCAGGTTGCCGTAGGAGATCGTGAAATAGGCCACCGGGCCAGGAATTGTGATCAGCGCCGAACCAGCAGGTTCGTTCGGGTTGACTGTGACCCCAGGGGATGCGGTGATGGTACCGCCAGAGACGCTGAGCGAATTTGAGGTTTCGCTGATCTCCGGTACGATCAGGTTGCCATTTGCATCATAGGCAAGGATCGTCACAACATCGCGGAACCCGGATGCGTCGATGTCCGAAATCCGGAAACTGACATTCTGCACTTCGTCGCTGAAGCCGGAACCGGCCACCGCATCGAAATCAAACCGCAAGACGGTGGAGGGTGAACCGCTTGATTGATCCGGGCGATAGAGTTCAGCACTGGAGTCCGGATTGAACGTCTCGCCGCTGGCGACATAGACTTCGCGGTCACGCTCGTCGCCGGTCGTGTTGCCGGTGCTTTCGACCGAGAAGGTCGATCCGCCAACCCCCGATGTGTAGCTGGTCGTAACCTGGATGCCGCCGGTATCTTGGGTGACCCCACCGGCAAGGTTTGTCTCGTCCGACCCGGCAAGGGTCCAGTTGAAGTCAAGGTCGGTCACCGATGCCGAGGATTCGGGCCCGGCAGTGATGACATCGTCACCCGTCCCGCCATCAATCGTGTCGTTCCCGAGGCCCGCATTGATCGTATCTGCGCCGCCACCGCCCTGGATGACGTTCTGCCCGGACGTTCCCGTCAAGGTGTCTGACTGTGCCGAACCCGTAAGGTTCTCGAACCCCGAGATCGAGTCGGTCCCCTCACCTGTCACAGTGTTTGCGCCAAGGTCTGCATTCACCGCCGTGGTCGAATTGGCATAAGTCAGCGTGTCGACCCCGGTGCCACCAGACAAAGTGTCATCGCCGGTGCCACCAGCGATCGTGTCATCCCCGGCCCCGCCGTTGACGACGTCGTTGCCACCGCCGCCAGAAAGGGAATTCGCGCCAGTATCGCCCGTGATACTGTCAGCGGAGTTGGTGCCGACGATGTGTTCAATACCGACAAGCGTATCCGTATTGGGGTTGTTGCCCGAAGGATTGAAGGTCGCATTCCCGTCCGACAGCGTAACGTTTATACCAGAGTTCCCGCCCGAAAAGTCGACGGTGTCGTTCCCTGATCCGCCGTCAAGCAAATCATTGTCACCGGTGGAGAAGTTACCTGCGAACAGGTAGTCGTCTCCTTCGCCACCGTATAGCCGGTCGTTTCCCAAACCGCCGTCCAGGATATCGTTGCCCAGACCACCGTAAAGCGAGTCAGACCCTGTCCCACCAAACAGCTGGTCATCACCATCGTCGCCATTCAGCGTGTCGTTGGCGGTCAATCCGACAAGGGTGTCATTCCCGCCACCGCCTGAAATGAGGTCGTTGAACGTACCCGGGAGAGTCGTGTCGCCGGTCAACGAGTCGTTGCCGGTGCCGCCGTTGATCGTCGCCATTGTCTTCTGCCCTCTGCCTCAGTCCCGCGTCTTTGCCCGATAACCTTGTCCCATTTGGGTCAGGATCGGGGTACAATCTGGCTTTCTTCGTGCCCAGATTGCCTGTTGCGCCGGGTTGTCGTCATACTTTTACAGTACTGTGCGAATCCTATTTGTTTTGGCAACAGTCAAGCAGCGCTTTCGGCGCTTTCTGTTGCTGTCAGTGTCCGGCGTGCCGGGCCGTAGGCGGCCTTGCCCTCAGCGGTTTTCAGTTCCGGGAAGATCTCGAAGATCTCCAGCCGTTGGGCGTTGCCGATGCCCTTGAGGCTGTTGTCCGATGGCTGGAAGCTTTCGGTCCAGATACCGTCGGCAAGCACGATCTCGTGCCGGTCGCACATGAAGTGGATGTAGGTCGTCCCGCTGGACTGAACGGTATGCACGCCTTGCGTGGTCAGGTGCTTGGCCGCGACCAGCACTTCACGTTCTCTGAAACGCAGGGTGGTGCGTTCATTCGCCACCAGCACGCGGTGGTTGGGCGATACCATCATGTCCCGCTCGGGCAGGCCTTTGCCAAAGGCGCCCTGCCGGATGAAGACCGGCAGCAGATGCGGATCAGCCTGAAAATCATACAGGAACATCTGCGTCTTGCCGACCCAGCGCACCGGCTGGATGCCGTTGTCGCGGGTCACCACCTTGTCGCCAACCACCAGATGTTCCACCGGGCACTCGCCGCGCTGGGTGGTTACCATTGTCCCCGGCGTGAAGCAGGGCGTGCTGCGCGGAACCGGCGCGGCCCCGGATACGGGGGACAGGGGGGCGGATCTGGCTGCTGTCTGGTCAGGCATTTTGACGACGTCTCCGATAACTTGAACACATGCACAACAACACGTGCACCTCTGCCTAGATACCTGCGAACGCCCGACACTGAAAAGAAAAAAGCAGTGACCATAGCAGGTTAGACCGGGCACCATTCTCCCTTAGCGCGAAGGGCCGTTTGCCTTGGGGCTGGCAGGCCTTGGAACAGGAGGCGGCCTGAAGCAGCAGACCCAGCAAGAGGGTTCTGTAAGCTTCTAATAAAATACATGTTTCTACTTTGGATTGTTCACAAATATTCAGATTGGCGAACCTTTGCCTGATCCCGATAGCAACTGCGGGTAGAACGGCTGCCGACGGCAAAAAGCCCCCTGCCCTGCGCCCGGCAAGACGCCAGTGTTTCCGCAACTGCGATGGATGCGCCACAAAGGCACAAACTGGCAACTTCTATGCGGCAGTGGGACGAATCGGCGCTGACTGGCAATGTCAGGACAGGGTGTGGTGCCCGAGGCGAGACTCGAACTCGCAAGCCTTGCGGCGGAGGATTTTGAATCCCCTGCGTCTACCATTCCACCACTCGGGCCACGGGCGACGGTTTAGTCAAGCTTGCGCGGGCCGTCAATCGGTCCTGTCACAACTGGTCGGTCGCGAAGGTGTCACAATCGGCCATCTGACCGGATTTCAGCCCGATCATGAACCAGCGCGACCGCTGTTCCGAGGTGCCGTGGGTGAAGGTATGCGGCATCGGGCGCTGGCCTGCGTTGCGCTGCAGCGTGTCATCGCCAATCTGGCGGGCGGCGTTCACCGCCTCTTCAAGGTCGCCCTGTTCCACCACGCCAAGCGTTTCGGCCGCTTCGCGCGCCCAGATGCCAGACAGGCAGTCGGCCTGCAGTTCCACCCGCACCGAAATCTCGTTGCTTTCAGCCTGGCTGACCTGCTGGCGGATGCGGTTCGCTTCGCCCAAGATGCCAAGCTCGTTCTGGACATGGTGTCCAATCTCATGCGCCACGACATAGGCGGCGGCAAAGTCACCCCCGGCGCCAAGGCGGCGCGACAGGGTGGTGAAGAAACTGGTGTCGAGATAGACCTTGCGGTCGGCCGGGCAGTAGAACGGCCCCGTCGCCTCGGACGCGCCACCGCAGGCGGACCGGGTGCCCTCCTTGAACAGGACCAAGGTTGCCGGGCGGTAGCTGCGGCCAAGCTGGGCCTGAAAGACCCGGGCCCAGATTTCCTCGGTATCGGCAAGGACGACCGACACGAACTCGCCCTCGGCGCGGTCCTCGGCGGTCAGCTCGGTCGGGGCCGAGCTTGGTCCGGGGGCGGACTGGTCCTGCAACAGGGGACTGACGTCAATGCCAAGGAACCAGCCGATCAGCAGGACCGCGATCAGCCCCACCCCGCCAACCCCGCCGGCACGGGCAGCGCCGCCGCCCTGACGACGGCGGTCTTCGACGTTCGAACTGCCGCGGCGGCCTCTCCAGTCCATCGTGCTTCTCCCTGCTGGGGCCGCAGTTGCGCAGCCCACCGTCCCGTGGCCAGCAGGTTAACCGCAACTGGCCGTTGCCGAAAGCACCAATCCTGCTGGCGCTGGCGTGACTTTCGCCTGCCGAAAGACCGGCGTATGGTCGCGCCCGCGGGCTGGTCCTGGCCCGCGCCGTGCCCTGTCCGATGAAAAGGCCCTGCCAAGATGACGTTCAACCACCGCAGCCTGACCCAGATCGCCACGCTTGGATCTGGCGCCCTTCTGGCCGGGGCCTTTGCCTTCCAGTACATCGGCGGGCTGGCGCCCTGCCAGCTGTGCCTGTGGCAGCGCTGGCCCCATGCGGCGGCAATCCTGATCGGGGCTGTGGTCCTGCTGACCGGCTGGCGCCCGCTGGCCTGGCTGGGTGCGCTCGCCGCGCTGGCCACGGCGGGCATCGGGCTGTTTCATGTCGGCGTCGAACAGCTTTGGTGGGAGGGGCTGGCCTCCTGCACGGCGGGGTCGATCACCGGGATATCGGCGGCAGATCTGCTGAACCCCGCCGTCGATGTGGCAGCACCCGTGCGCTGCGATGCGATTGCATGGGCAATGTTCGGCATCTCCATGGCCGGATGGAACGCCCTCCTGTCGCTGGGTCTGGCAGGCGTCTGGGTGGCTGCGGCGCTGCGGAAAGACTGAAGCGCCCCGACGCCTGGCCGATGGGGGCATTCTGCCCCCAAACCCCCTGAGAGTATTTGCAAAAGAGCAATTTGATTTGCTCTTTACCCAAATACTCCCGCCGGAGGCAGCTACGCGTCGCGCAGGGCGCTGCTGGTGGCCGTTTCGCACAACCGCTGATGTTCTTGAATCGCGAAGCGGTCGGTCATGCCGGCAATGTAATCCGCGATCACGCGGGCCAATTCGGTTTCATCCGTCGCGGCTGCGACATCGACCTGCCACTCCGGCGGCAGCAGCGTCGGGTCATTGAGAAAGAGCGGGAAGAGATCATCCAGCTTTTGCGTCACCTCGGCCCGGACGGCCATCACCGAGGGGGCGCGATACATCCGGGTAAACAGGAAGCTGCGCACCGCCTTCAGGTCCTGGTAGAGCGGTTTGGAAAAGCGGATCACCGTCGTGCCGAGGTGGCGGATATCCTCGACCGATTTCGGCTGGGCCGCAGCAAGGCGGTTCTGGGCGACGGCGATCACGTCTTCGACCATCCGGCCAAAGACCCGGCGCAGGGCTTCGTGCCGGCGGCGCATCTTTTCAAGGCCCGGATAGAGGCTGTCTACCTCGTCAAAGGCGGGGCCGGTGACGGGAAGCTCCATCAGGTCATCCTCGGTGAACAGACCCGACCGCAGCCCGTCGTGCAGGTCATGGTGCGAATAGGCCACGTCATCGGCGATGGCGGCCACTTGCGCCTCGGCGCTGGCATGCGTGTCAAGCCCAAGGTCCCATTGGGCGTTCACTTCGGCCAGGGCATAGGGCAGCGGGCCTGCGTGTTTGGCATCGGCGTTGGGGCCGGTCACGGGGCCGTTGTGTTTGGCAATGCCTTCAAGGGTTTCCCATGTGAGGTTCAACCCGTCGAAATCGGCATAGTGGCGTTCCAGGCGGGTGACGATCCGCAACGCCTGGGCGTTGTGGTCAAAGCCGCCATAGGGGGCCATCAGCCGTTCCATCGCGTCTTCGCCGGTATGGCCAAAGGGCGTGTGGCCAAGGTCATGGGCCAAGGCCACCGCTTCGGCAAGGTCGGTGTTCAGGCCAAGCACCCCGGCGATCGTGCGGGCGACCTGGGCCACCTCGATCGTGTGGGTCAGGCGGGTGCGGTAATAGTCGCCCTCATGTTCCACAAAGACTTGCGTCTTGTGTTTCAGACGGCGAAACGCGCTGGAATGGATGATCCGGTCGCGGTCGCGCTGATAGGGCGACCGGAACGAGGACAGCCGTTCGGGCCAAAGCCGCCCGCGCGAGGCATCGGGTTGGCAGGCGTAGGGTTCCAGCATCAGGGCCTCGCTTGTTCGGGGCAGAGGATTGACCTATATTCGTCAGGTGCGCGGAAGGATACCGGAACAGCCATGGAACTCACACTGCCGCCGAAAGTGACCGACCGGGCCTTTGCAAGGCTGGCCGAAATCGCCGAACTGACGGGCGAAGTGAAATCCCTGCGGGTCGCCGTCGATGGCGGCGGCTGTTCGGGGTTTCAGTATGACATCCGGCTGGATGATGCAGCGGCGGATGATCTGGTGCTGGAAAAGGATGGGCAGAAAGTGC from Tabrizicola piscis harbors:
- a CDS encoding Hint domain-containing protein — protein: MATINGGTGNDSLTGDTTLPGTFNDLISGGGGNDTLVGLTANDTLNGDDGDDQLFGGTGSDSLYGGLGNDILDGGLGNDRLYGGEGDDYLFAGNFSTGDNDLLDGGSGNDTVDFSGGNSGINVTLSDGNATFNPSGNNPNTDTLVGIEHIVGTNSADSITGDTGANSLSGGGGNDVVNGGAGDDTIAGGTGDDTLSGGTGVDTLTYANSTTAVNADLGANTVTGEGTDSISGFENLTGSAQSDTLTGTSGQNVIQGGGGADTINAGLGNDTIDGGTGDDVITAGPESSASVTDLDFNWTLAGSDETNLAGGVTQDTGGIQVTTSYTSGVGGSTFSVESTGNTTGDERDREVYVASGETFNPDSSAELYRPDQSSGSPSTVLRFDFDAVAGSGFSDEVQNVSFRISDIDASGFRDVVTILAYDANGNLIVPEISETSNSLSVSGGTITASPGVTVNPNEPAGSALITIPGPVAYFTISYGNLLTAAQAIRVSDIKFQAIPADDDSVLGGAGNDTLIGGFGDDLLDGGADNDVLDGGFGNDTLLGGTGNDSLSGGAGDDTLDGGADDDDLFGGRGNDLLLGDSGADSIEGGAGDDNIQAGSDNDSVLGEAGNDTILGEGGDDLIDGGADNDSIDGGDGADVLLGGDGQDNIEGGTGNDTITGGTGNDTVYGGTGNDTFVVGLADVTTVAGGDVDTVTPYEVIYGGGGGVDAVDDYDVIDLSEYGFSRVQIVRDSLDPLNDNYENGFIRILDTSGNEIGRIDFYNIEAIFPCFTPGTLITTDRGDIPVEALVPGDLVLTRDNGLQPLRWVGRRELSLLDLMADPDLQPVRIGLDALDGAGPVRPMLVSPQHRLLLEGARAELLFGEAEVLVAAKHLLGQTGVSRVLPTDGISYIHILFDQHEIVQSDGIWTESFQPAERMLSAMETEVRAEVLALFPALAQVDGQITSARPSLKAHEARVLLAG
- a CDS encoding Hint domain-containing protein: MVTTQRGECPVEHLVVGDKVVTRDNGIQPVRWVGKTQMFLYDFQADPHLLPVFIRQGAFGKGLPERDMMVSPNHRVLVANERTTLRFREREVLVAAKHLTTQGVHTVQSSGTTYIHFMCDRHEIVLADGIWTESFQPSDNSLKGIGNAQRLEIFEIFPELKTAEGKAAYGPARRTLTATESAESAA
- the ypfJ gene encoding KPN_02809 family neutral zinc metallopeptidase, with amino-acid sequence MDWRGRRGSSNVEDRRRQGGGAARAGGVGGVGLIAVLLIGWFLGIDVSPLLQDQSAPGPSSAPTELTAEDRAEGEFVSVVLADTEEIWARVFQAQLGRSYRPATLVLFKEGTRSACGGASEATGPFYCPADRKVYLDTSFFTTLSRRLGAGGDFAAAYVVAHEIGHHVQNELGILGEANRIRQQVSQAESNEISVRVELQADCLSGIWAREAAETLGVVEQGDLEEAVNAARQIGDDTLQRNAGQRPMPHTFTHGTSEQRSRWFMIGLKSGQMADCDTFATDQL
- a CDS encoding disulfide bond formation protein B, which gives rise to MTFNHRSLTQIATLGSGALLAGAFAFQYIGGLAPCQLCLWQRWPHAAAILIGAVVLLTGWRPLAWLGALAALATAGIGLFHVGVEQLWWEGLASCTAGSITGISAADLLNPAVDVAAPVRCDAIAWAMFGISMAGWNALLSLGLAGVWVAAALRKD
- a CDS encoding deoxyguanosinetriphosphate triphosphohydrolase, translated to MLEPYACQPDASRGRLWPERLSSFRSPYQRDRDRIIHSSAFRRLKHKTQVFVEHEGDYYRTRLTHTIEVAQVARTIAGVLGLNTDLAEAVALAHDLGHTPFGHTGEDAMERLMAPYGGFDHNAQALRIVTRLERHYADFDGLNLTWETLEGIAKHNGPVTGPNADAKHAGPLPYALAEVNAQWDLGLDTHASAEAQVAAIADDVAYSHHDLHDGLRSGLFTEDDLMELPVTGPAFDEVDSLYPGLEKMRRRHEALRRVFGRMVEDVIAVAQNRLAAAQPKSVEDIRHLGTTVIRFSKPLYQDLKAVRSFLFTRMYRAPSVMAVRAEVTQKLDDLFPLFLNDPTLLPPEWQVDVAAATDETELARVIADYIAGMTDRFAIQEHQRLCETATSSALRDA
- a CDS encoding HesB/IscA family protein; the protein is MELTLPPKVTDRAFARLAEIAELTGEVKSLRVAVDGGGCSGFQYDIRLDDAAADDLVLEKDGQKVLVDSVSLPFLANAVIDFTDELIGARFVVQNPNATSSCGCGTSFSI